Proteins from one Roseimicrobium gellanilyticum genomic window:
- a CDS encoding trifunctional glycosyltransferase/class I SAM-dependent methyltransferase/polysaccharide deacetylase, which produces MSLTRTALPEISVVMPARDASRTLKESVASLQAQTFQTWELIIVDDGSSDGTGDMARELSGQDSRIRCFSQEHAGVSHARNRGLAQAAGEWVLFLDSDDTIAPNHLEVMLAAAREHAVDMVVCGYARSVGPEGEIFEGERTPISRDGCVELAASAHFPIHAAITRRELIVKAGGFDPSLEACEDWDLWLKVAGQGVTLATVPQSLAIYRNRAQSLSKSSQKMWHGANEVLIRQQREAYGPSMARYKPEARKIACRRTWFLLWSGAIAAAQGDASLEPSGTEGELAAPRPADRWHTQALVEGLSLGANLPVHQLLGRWAQMETGLLPLFQRVEERTGKSGLATLLAKDLAVELFHYCALEEPMIVGDVALVRFADLLRPSWVPPQVDAIYVQCQIHGELFRIPGIPVLSHTKAWDTIRIAAFELACLVKPWSRKRRFLRALLKGVAGLPPRGETPATEAVQTIYGVGPVPRGYESSPGPCPGEACCAAETSEAAVSEERLDKEDVWESLFESEDPWDYGNVYEQTKYQQTLDLLPPVTFESALEVACAEGHFTVKLCERVKRLHAVDISQTAIRRAQERCREKGNVEFATLDFMTQPIEGTYDLIVCSEVLYYVESREQLDAVIAKFAAALNPGGCLLTAHARLLADDSTQTAFDWGHAFGAEGIVKAMRQNGELTLAATFSTDLYRIDLLKKAPAAGGETKLVTGMYGTPLPVHVAARVVWHGARRTRLEACGEAATRKLPVLMYHRIADEGAAKLAKYRVSPAQFEKQLRYLRRRGYYSLEPDAINPDWPQQEFPGRPLIITFDDGYADFESTAWPILRRNGFTAHVFVSTGQVGGTSSWEEDEDEADRQTLMTWEHIRKLSAQGVTFGSHLVSHTAATSLSSGALLREAYRSRTTLGHALGRPVFSIAPPYGALGFREQRIFQAAGYRTIYAAGADAVARVGQVVLQRIRVDERLDLTAFGRSMDLEDPELDACERDAAGIDSAP; this is translated from the coding sequence ATGAGTCTCACGCGAACAGCCCTGCCTGAGATCTCAGTGGTGATGCCCGCGCGCGATGCCTCACGCACCCTGAAGGAAAGCGTGGCGTCCCTGCAGGCGCAGACTTTCCAGACGTGGGAGCTCATCATCGTGGATGATGGCTCAAGTGATGGCACCGGTGACATGGCCCGGGAGCTCAGTGGGCAGGACTCGCGCATCCGTTGTTTTTCCCAAGAGCATGCCGGGGTCTCACATGCGCGGAATCGCGGCCTTGCCCAGGCGGCCGGTGAGTGGGTGCTCTTTTTGGACAGCGACGACACCATCGCTCCCAATCATCTGGAGGTGATGCTGGCCGCTGCCCGGGAGCATGCTGTGGACATGGTGGTGTGTGGCTATGCGAGGAGCGTGGGACCCGAGGGCGAGATATTCGAAGGTGAGCGCACTCCCATTTCGCGGGATGGCTGTGTGGAGCTGGCTGCGAGTGCGCACTTTCCCATCCACGCCGCGATCACGAGACGTGAGCTGATTGTGAAAGCGGGAGGTTTTGATCCATCACTGGAGGCCTGTGAAGACTGGGACCTCTGGCTGAAGGTCGCAGGACAGGGAGTCACGCTCGCCACCGTACCGCAGAGTCTCGCCATCTATCGGAACCGTGCGCAATCGCTCTCCAAGAGCAGCCAGAAGATGTGGCACGGGGCCAATGAAGTGCTGATCCGTCAGCAGCGTGAAGCTTACGGACCATCCATGGCGCGCTACAAGCCGGAGGCGCGGAAGATAGCCTGCCGCCGGACGTGGTTCCTCCTGTGGTCCGGGGCGATTGCTGCGGCGCAGGGAGATGCATCGCTTGAGCCTTCGGGCACGGAAGGGGAACTGGCGGCGCCTCGACCAGCGGACCGCTGGCACACCCAGGCACTGGTGGAAGGCCTGAGCCTGGGAGCGAACCTGCCCGTGCATCAACTGCTGGGAAGATGGGCGCAGATGGAGACGGGACTGTTGCCACTGTTTCAGAGGGTGGAGGAGCGCACTGGGAAGAGCGGACTGGCGACATTGCTGGCGAAGGATCTCGCGGTTGAGCTGTTCCACTATTGCGCGTTGGAGGAGCCGATGATTGTGGGGGATGTCGCGCTGGTGCGTTTTGCGGATTTGCTTCGTCCAAGCTGGGTGCCGCCGCAGGTCGATGCGATCTATGTGCAGTGCCAGATCCACGGGGAGCTGTTCCGTATACCGGGCATCCCTGTGCTCTCCCATACGAAGGCGTGGGACACGATTCGCATCGCTGCGTTTGAGCTGGCCTGTCTGGTGAAGCCCTGGTCGCGCAAGAGGCGCTTCCTTCGTGCCTTGCTGAAGGGTGTGGCAGGCCTGCCGCCACGTGGAGAGACGCCTGCGACGGAGGCCGTGCAGACCATCTATGGGGTAGGGCCCGTCCCTCGTGGATACGAATCCTCACCCGGACCCTGCCCGGGTGAGGCCTGCTGCGCGGCTGAGACATCCGAGGCGGCTGTCTCTGAGGAGAGGCTCGACAAGGAGGATGTCTGGGAGTCGCTCTTCGAAAGCGAAGACCCGTGGGACTATGGCAATGTGTATGAGCAGACGAAGTACCAGCAGACGCTGGATCTGCTGCCGCCGGTGACCTTCGAGTCGGCACTGGAAGTCGCCTGCGCGGAGGGACATTTCACCGTGAAGCTCTGTGAGCGCGTGAAGCGACTCCATGCCGTGGATATCTCGCAGACCGCGATCCGCCGTGCGCAGGAGCGTTGTCGTGAGAAGGGGAATGTCGAGTTCGCCACGCTCGACTTCATGACCCAGCCCATCGAGGGTACCTATGATCTCATCGTGTGCAGTGAGGTGCTGTACTATGTGGAGAGCCGCGAGCAGCTTGATGCAGTGATTGCGAAGTTCGCCGCGGCGCTGAATCCGGGTGGGTGCCTCCTCACGGCGCATGCGCGTCTCCTGGCAGATGACTCCACCCAAACAGCTTTTGATTGGGGACACGCCTTCGGAGCAGAGGGCATTGTGAAGGCCATGCGGCAGAATGGGGAACTGACACTGGCTGCCACCTTCTCCACGGACCTGTATCGCATTGATTTGCTGAAGAAAGCTCCAGCAGCGGGCGGTGAAACAAAGCTGGTCACAGGCATGTATGGTACCCCGCTGCCGGTGCATGTGGCTGCGCGAGTGGTGTGGCATGGCGCACGCCGCACGCGCCTGGAGGCCTGCGGTGAAGCCGCTACGCGCAAGCTGCCGGTGCTGATGTATCACCGCATCGCCGACGAGGGAGCGGCAAAGCTGGCAAAGTATCGCGTGTCCCCTGCGCAGTTCGAGAAGCAACTGCGCTATCTCAGGCGTCGCGGCTACTACTCCCTGGAGCCGGATGCCATCAATCCAGACTGGCCGCAGCAGGAGTTTCCGGGACGGCCTCTCATCATCACCTTTGATGATGGCTATGCGGACTTCGAGTCCACGGCGTGGCCCATCCTGCGCCGGAATGGTTTCACCGCGCATGTGTTCGTGTCCACGGGACAGGTGGGGGGAACTTCGAGCTGGGAAGAGGACGAGGACGAGGCCGACAGGCAGACGCTGATGACCTGGGAGCACATCCGGAAGCTCTCGGCCCAAGGCGTGACCTTCGGCAGTCATCTCGTCTCGCATACAGCCGCCACGAGCTTGAGCTCAGGCGCCCTGCTGAGGGAGGCGTATCGCTCGCGAACGACACTGGGGCACGCATTGGGGAGGCCTGTCTTCAGCATCGCACCGCCGTATGGGGCGCTGGGGTTCCGGGAGCAGCGCATCTTCCAGGCGGCAGGCTACCGCACCATCTACGCTGCCGGCGCAGACGCGGTGGCCCGCGTGGGGCAGGTGGTGCTGCAGCGCATCCGTGTGGATGAGCGCCTGGATTTGACGGCCTTTGGACGAAGCATGGATCTGGAGGATCCGGAACTCGACGCATGCGAACGGGATGCAGCAGGCATTGACAGCGCTCCGTAA
- a CDS encoding ABC transporter ATP-binding protein has product MATLAGDLRTARELLPLISGLKRALPVAVVLGLLSSVIDSCAVSLMVLIVFKGISSDFPLPDAGLIGELASFAEAAAQKSPVVLWGTVIGIALVRALVAGAYSVLSAHLTNSIHHRTRLSLFEKFMALPYQDLARTDYGTMTNALQVESWYVAEVVRSLCGLMIAVCSLVVYLVIVFFISWPLGILAMILGGGLRWLCAGLKQPLRRMGFEATRTNEELALRMYTRMQAIRTIRAHGFEKAEVAQFEGLSREVAGVFTRMALVENYLRPLNDVSILVVMAALCFFSAAMGDSLAITATVIALMYRLQPHLGRIDGALLTLVKSQGPLAAVLKQLRAPDMRDDAMEDLSLHSPWQTLRFEKVSFAYEHEPVLVNLSFELKRGSVLAIRGLSGAGKSTLVSMLLKLLKPASGRITIDAQDFMRVKREQWLSGVAAAGQDFELMDGTLAENLMLGRDIAEEELQTALRLAEIDDFVMKLPEGLQTRVGEKGIRLSGGQRQRIVLARALAAHPDLLILDEAASAVSIDMERKIYGNIRRARPGITLIVVTHRELPEGLADEVFEV; this is encoded by the coding sequence GTGGCCACACTCGCGGGTGATCTGCGCACCGCGCGGGAACTGCTCCCGCTCATCTCCGGATTGAAGCGTGCCCTGCCGGTGGCGGTGGTGCTGGGTCTGCTGTCTTCGGTGATCGATAGCTGTGCCGTCAGCCTCATGGTGCTGATTGTTTTCAAGGGTATCTCAAGTGACTTCCCCTTGCCCGATGCAGGGCTGATTGGAGAGCTGGCATCTTTTGCCGAAGCGGCGGCGCAGAAGAGTCCTGTGGTGCTCTGGGGCACGGTCATTGGCATCGCGCTGGTACGCGCCCTGGTGGCGGGCGCCTACAGCGTGCTGAGCGCGCACCTCACGAACAGCATTCATCACAGGACACGGCTCTCGTTGTTCGAGAAGTTCATGGCGCTGCCCTACCAGGACCTCGCGCGCACGGACTACGGCACCATGACGAATGCGCTGCAGGTGGAGAGCTGGTATGTCGCCGAGGTGGTGCGCTCGCTGTGCGGCCTGATGATCGCTGTCTGCTCCCTGGTCGTGTATCTCGTGATCGTCTTCTTCATTTCATGGCCACTCGGGATACTCGCCATGATCCTCGGGGGTGGATTGCGATGGCTCTGCGCCGGGTTGAAGCAGCCGCTGCGTCGCATGGGATTTGAGGCCACAAGGACGAATGAAGAGCTCGCGCTGCGCATGTACACACGCATGCAGGCCATCCGCACCATCCGCGCCCATGGCTTCGAGAAGGCCGAGGTGGCGCAGTTCGAGGGGCTCTCCCGCGAGGTGGCGGGTGTCTTCACCAGGATGGCTCTCGTGGAAAACTACCTGCGCCCCTTGAATGATGTCTCGATTCTTGTGGTCATGGCGGCACTGTGTTTCTTCTCCGCAGCCATGGGGGACTCTCTCGCCATCACGGCCACGGTGATTGCGCTCATGTACCGGCTGCAACCGCACCTGGGCAGAATCGACGGAGCACTGCTGACCCTGGTGAAGTCGCAGGGGCCTCTGGCTGCCGTCCTGAAGCAACTCCGCGCGCCGGACATGCGGGATGATGCGATGGAGGACCTGTCCCTCCACTCGCCGTGGCAGACATTGCGATTCGAGAAGGTCTCCTTTGCCTATGAACACGAGCCGGTGCTGGTGAACCTCAGCTTTGAACTCAAGCGCGGTTCGGTGCTTGCGATTCGTGGGTTGAGCGGCGCAGGGAAATCGACGCTCGTCAGCATGCTGCTGAAGCTGCTCAAGCCTGCGTCAGGACGCATCACCATCGATGCGCAGGACTTCATGCGCGTGAAGCGCGAACAGTGGCTCTCCGGTGTGGCTGCCGCAGGGCAGGACTTTGAGCTCATGGATGGCACACTGGCGGAGAACCTCATGCTGGGGAGAGATATTGCTGAAGAGGAGCTGCAGACCGCTCTGAGGCTGGCGGAGATTGATGACTTTGTGATGAAACTTCCCGAGGGTTTGCAGACGCGGGTGGGGGAGAAGGGCATCCGGCTCTCGGGAGGTCAGCGGCAGCGCATCGTTCTTGCACGCGCGCTGGCCGCGCATCCGGACCTCCTCATCCTGGACGAGGCCGCGAGTGCCGTGAGCATCGACATGGAGCGGAAGATTTATGGGAACATCCGTCGTGCGAGACCTGGTATCACCCTGATTGTGGTCACGCATCGGGAGCTCCCGGAAGGTCTCGCCGATGAAGTGTTTGAGGTGTGA
- a CDS encoding dienelactone hydrolase family protein produces MNRKIASEFDQELLDLYDDYAHSRIDRRAFLDRASKFAVGGLTAAALLEALSPNYAWAQQVPKDDARIKSEYAEYESPKGGGKMRGLLVTPANASGKLPGVIVVHENRGLNPYIEDVARRLGVAGFVAFAPDALTPLGGYPGDDEKGKEMQAKRSGEEMVEDFIAAALWLQKNPACDGKIGVVGFCFGGLMANTLAVRIPDVIKAAVPFYGRQPAAADVAKIKAPLLLHYAELDTRVNEGWPAYEAALKQNNVKYTAHMYPGANHGFHNDTTPRYDKAAAELAWTRTLEFFNKNLKG; encoded by the coding sequence ATGAACCGCAAAATCGCATCCGAATTCGACCAGGAATTGCTCGACCTCTATGATGACTATGCGCACAGCCGCATTGATCGCCGCGCGTTTCTCGACCGCGCCTCGAAGTTCGCCGTGGGTGGCCTGACCGCCGCTGCGTTGCTGGAGGCCCTCAGCCCAAATTATGCCTGGGCCCAGCAAGTGCCCAAGGATGACGCCCGCATCAAGTCAGAGTATGCTGAATACGAATCTCCAAAGGGCGGAGGCAAGATGCGCGGCCTGCTCGTCACACCTGCGAATGCCTCCGGCAAGCTGCCCGGCGTCATCGTGGTGCACGAGAATCGCGGACTCAATCCCTACATCGAAGACGTCGCCCGGCGCCTGGGCGTCGCAGGCTTCGTCGCCTTTGCACCGGATGCACTCACACCCTTGGGTGGCTATCCCGGTGATGACGAGAAGGGCAAGGAAATGCAGGCCAAACGCTCCGGTGAAGAAATGGTGGAGGACTTCATCGCCGCCGCCCTCTGGCTGCAGAAGAACCCTGCGTGCGATGGCAAGATTGGCGTCGTGGGCTTTTGCTTCGGCGGACTCATGGCGAATACCCTCGCCGTACGCATCCCGGATGTCATCAAGGCCGCCGTGCCCTTCTACGGCCGCCAGCCCGCCGCCGCGGATGTGGCGAAGATCAAAGCGCCGCTGTTGCTGCACTACGCCGAGCTCGACACCCGCGTGAATGAAGGCTGGCCCGCCTACGAAGCCGCGCTGAAACAGAACAATGTGAAGTACACCGCCCACATGTACCCCGGCGCGAACCACGGCTTCCACAACGACACCACCCCACGCTACGACAAGGCCGCCGCTGAGCTCGCGTGGACGCGCACGCTGGAGTTCTTCAACAAGAACCTCAAGGGCTGA
- a CDS encoding peptidoglycan-binding domain-containing protein, with the protein MKILPRPLMAMLVAAISLALTGGDLMAAKKDKGKGGGDRKGKKEQVQRKGGGDRGPRVAHSRPSSPKPDRRVVARSSPKPKANKPSSRDTTRLAVQRTKGRDNNVRKRSDDIARHQLAASSSRDRVAAANRKSIERSQNLAKAKERVDRDRDRVVKRDVNRDRTDVRREIDRRNIATAAARRDNDRNRDRDRADVRREIDRRNIASSAVRDSDRNRIVRDRDRDGDRRTHSHRDRSHYTVRHDHDHHSHDWYRSNGYVYDYDYYRTYHRHRYYNDALGVFIFSLVAPPAYVYESAPAYYDSTPNYYSGYGYETRVAVQEELARAGYYDGTLDGVVGPGTRSAIYAYQQDYGLYATGRIDDQLLQSLGLTTY; encoded by the coding sequence ATGAAAATTCTACCCCGACCGCTCATGGCGATGCTGGTGGCCGCGATTTCGCTGGCTCTCACTGGTGGCGACCTGATGGCGGCCAAAAAAGACAAGGGCAAAGGAGGCGGCGACCGAAAGGGCAAGAAGGAACAGGTGCAGCGCAAGGGCGGCGGAGACCGCGGCCCGCGTGTGGCACATTCCCGCCCCTCGTCCCCGAAACCTGACCGACGTGTCGTAGCACGATCCTCTCCGAAGCCCAAGGCGAACAAACCCTCGTCTCGTGATACCACCCGTCTGGCGGTGCAGCGCACCAAGGGACGCGATAACAATGTCCGCAAACGCTCCGACGACATCGCGCGCCATCAGTTGGCCGCGTCCTCGTCCCGTGATCGTGTAGCCGCGGCAAATCGCAAGTCCATTGAGCGCTCACAGAACCTCGCAAAGGCGAAGGAACGTGTCGACCGCGATCGCGATCGTGTCGTGAAGCGCGATGTCAACCGTGACCGCACGGATGTGCGCCGCGAGATTGATCGCCGCAACATCGCCACAGCGGCAGCGCGACGCGACAATGATCGCAACCGCGACCGCGATCGTGCCGACGTGCGCCGCGAGATTGATCGCCGCAACATTGCCTCCTCGGCAGTGCGCGACTCGGATCGCAATCGCATCGTAAGAGACCGGGATCGCGACGGCGACCGCCGCACGCATTCCCACCGTGACCGCAGTCACTACACCGTGCGCCATGACCACGATCACCATTCGCACGACTGGTATCGCAGCAATGGCTACGTGTACGACTACGACTACTACCGGACCTACCACAGGCACCGCTACTACAACGATGCCCTGGGCGTATTCATCTTCTCCCTGGTGGCGCCTCCTGCCTATGTGTATGAGTCAGCGCCCGCCTACTACGACTCCACCCCCAACTACTACAGCGGGTACGGATATGAAACTCGCGTAGCGGTGCAGGAAGAACTGGCTCGCGCCGGCTACTACGACGGCACCCTCGACGGCGTCGTCGGACCCGGCACGCGCTCGGCCATCTACGCCTATCAGCAGGACTACGGCCTGTACGCCACCGGCCGCATCGACGACCAGTTGCTACAGTCGCTGGGTCTGACGACCTACTAA
- a CDS encoding response regulator: MTTTTPGINILLVDDDLKNLMVLETILDAPDHRLIKATTPEEALMTLMSEPCAAIILDVQMPGMSGIELAQLIKQRRKTQNIPIIFLTAHYYEEEHIVLGYGAGAVDYITKPVNPDILRSKVSVFVELYRKTDALTKLNDTLQAEIQERHAAEERFRFVVESSPTAMVVTGQDEKIVLVNSRAESLFGFSREELLGESIRMLIPEGLADDLSTDPRANSGEPVELEVRRKDAGKVPVEVGLSQFEASSGAFHIASLVDITFRKQVEAALMATNRELAIKNAELERAAEERTKRILAEAARAEAEAANQAKDRFLAMLSHELRTPLSPVLHAVAIIREEYQVDKGIRELLDTIQRNVQLEARLIDDLLDLARIRNGKMQLHLENVDLHTLVQRAVEICHPELQRKNIQLKLNLEARNSHSVADAARIQQIFCNLIGNAIKFSPPSSSISINSANADDEKTVQIRFEDVGEGIAPERINRIFDAFEQAHGDRSTGLGLGLAICRALVEGHRGSITASSGGPGRGSVFIVGLPTAAERVTTERTPTRPEKDSPASLRLLVVEDHQDTAVQLKRLLTRRGYAVELASSVESGMALIRDSSFDVLVSDIGLPDGEGLQLMQPFIRAAGERQIGGIALSGYGMAEDIAQSERAGFDFHLTKPVDIGELDKCLHTLAAKVQPVGGRAS, encoded by the coding sequence ATGACGACGACGACGCCCGGCATCAATATTCTCCTGGTGGACGATGACCTCAAGAACCTGATGGTTCTTGAGACGATACTCGACGCTCCGGATCACCGTCTCATCAAGGCGACGACGCCGGAGGAGGCGCTCATGACGCTCATGTCCGAGCCGTGCGCTGCCATCATCCTCGATGTGCAGATGCCTGGCATGAGTGGCATCGAGCTCGCCCAGCTCATCAAGCAGCGGCGGAAGACACAGAACATCCCCATCATCTTCCTCACCGCTCACTACTACGAGGAGGAGCACATCGTCCTCGGCTATGGCGCCGGCGCGGTGGACTACATCACCAAGCCGGTGAACCCGGACATCCTGCGGTCCAAGGTGAGCGTCTTCGTGGAGCTCTACCGGAAGACCGACGCGCTGACGAAGCTGAATGACACGCTACAGGCGGAGATTCAGGAACGCCACGCTGCGGAGGAGAGGTTTCGTTTTGTCGTGGAATCCAGTCCCACGGCGATGGTGGTGACCGGGCAGGATGAAAAAATCGTGTTGGTAAACTCACGCGCCGAGAGCCTCTTTGGCTTCTCACGCGAGGAGCTGCTGGGCGAATCCATCCGCATGCTTATTCCCGAAGGCCTCGCGGATGACCTGAGCACAGACCCAAGAGCGAACTCCGGCGAGCCTGTGGAACTTGAAGTGCGCCGCAAAGATGCCGGCAAGGTGCCGGTGGAAGTGGGCCTCAGCCAGTTCGAGGCCAGCAGCGGAGCCTTCCACATTGCCTCACTGGTGGATATCACCTTCCGCAAGCAGGTGGAAGCCGCACTGATGGCCACGAATCGCGAGCTCGCCATCAAGAATGCCGAGCTGGAGCGCGCCGCTGAGGAAAGGACCAAGCGCATCCTCGCGGAGGCCGCGCGCGCCGAGGCGGAAGCGGCGAACCAGGCAAAGGATCGCTTCCTCGCCATGCTCTCCCACGAGCTGCGCACTCCCCTCTCCCCCGTGCTGCACGCCGTCGCCATCATCCGCGAGGAGTACCAGGTGGACAAGGGCATCCGCGAACTGCTCGATACCATCCAGCGGAATGTGCAGCTGGAGGCGCGGCTTATCGATGACCTGCTGGACCTTGCCCGCATCCGCAACGGCAAGATGCAGCTCCATCTCGAGAATGTGGATCTGCACACGCTCGTGCAGCGCGCCGTGGAGATCTGCCATCCCGAGCTGCAGAGAAAGAACATTCAACTGAAGCTCAATCTGGAGGCCAGGAACAGCCACAGCGTCGCGGACGCCGCACGCATCCAGCAGATCTTCTGCAACCTCATCGGCAACGCCATCAAGTTCTCGCCGCCCTCCTCCAGCATCTCCATCAACAGTGCGAATGCGGACGATGAGAAGACCGTGCAGATTCGCTTTGAAGACGTTGGCGAGGGCATCGCGCCCGAGCGCATCAACCGCATCTTCGATGCGTTCGAGCAGGCGCATGGAGACCGCTCCACGGGACTCGGTCTTGGGCTGGCCATCTGCCGTGCTCTGGTCGAGGGGCACCGGGGTTCCATCACGGCTTCCAGTGGCGGACCGGGACGCGGCAGTGTGTTCATCGTCGGCTTGCCCACCGCAGCGGAGCGCGTCACGACGGAGCGCACACCCACGCGGCCGGAAAAGGATTCCCCCGCTTCTCTACGTCTCCTTGTGGTGGAAGACCACCAGGACACCGCTGTGCAACTCAAACGCCTGCTCACGCGGCGCGGCTATGCCGTGGAGCTGGCTTCGAGTGTGGAGAGCGGCATGGCACTCATTCGCGACTCTTCTTTCGACGTGCTGGTGAGCGACATCGGACTTCCCGATGGTGAGGGCCTGCAACTCATGCAGCCCTTCATCCGCGCTGCCGGCGAGCGCCAGATAGGTGGCATCGCCCTCAGCGGTTACGGCATGGCGGAGGACATCGCCCAGAGCGAAAGGGCAGGCTTCGATTTCCACCTCACCAAGCCCGTGGATATCGGTGAGCTGGACAAGTGCCTGCACACCCTCGCTGCGAAAGTGCAGCCGGTGGGTGGCAGGGCGAGTTAG